In one window of Candidatus Omnitrophota bacterium DNA:
- a CDS encoding prephenate dehydrogenase, producing the protein MITFRPSFLFRKVTVIGVGLIGGSLGMAMKQRKLAFEIVGVSQQSSSLTTALKNNAIDKASNDIKDAVSNADLVILSTPVSIIASLLPRIGPYLKRNCIITDVGSTKAAIVSAAQKYLPPHAHFVGSHPLAGSEKRGAEFASSGFFENSICLMTPVEQTNKIACDRVKELWTKVGASVKFLAPDDHDKALAFISHLPHVVAYSLMGSIPDDSLGYAAQGLKDTTRIASSNPQMWIDICMANKRNLVASIDEFVKHLAAVRKAIIGDDQQSLTTLFKNAKTKRDALG; encoded by the coding sequence TTGATTACCTTTCGACCATCATTTCTTTTTCGAAAAGTCACCGTCATCGGGGTGGGGTTGATCGGCGGTTCTTTGGGAATGGCCATGAAGCAGCGCAAGCTGGCTTTTGAGATCGTGGGGGTGTCCCAACAGAGCTCGTCTTTGACCACGGCCCTTAAGAACAACGCCATTGACAAGGCGTCGAATGACATCAAGGACGCGGTCAGCAACGCGGACCTGGTGATCCTCTCGACCCCGGTCAGCATCATTGCCTCGCTCCTTCCCCGGATCGGCCCGTACCTGAAACGCAATTGCATCATCACGGACGTGGGGAGCACCAAGGCCGCCATCGTGAGCGCCGCGCAGAAGTATCTGCCGCCGCACGCGCATTTTGTCGGTTCGCACCCGCTGGCCGGGTCCGAGAAGAGAGGGGCGGAGTTCGCCTCCTCCGGTTTTTTTGAAAATTCCATCTGTCTCATGACACCGGTTGAGCAGACCAATAAGATCGCCTGCGACCGGGTCAAGGAACTGTGGACCAAGGTGGGGGCCAGCGTCAAGTTCCTTGCCCCGGACGATCACGACAAGGCCCTGGCGTTCATCAGCCATTTGCCGCATGTCGTGGCCTACTCTTTGATGGGTTCCATCCCGGACGACAGCCTGGGATACGCGGCCCAGGGCCTCAAGGACACCACGCGGATCGCCTCCTCGAATCCCCAGATGTGGATTGATATCTGCATGGCCAATAAGAGAAATCTGGTGGCATCGATTGACGAATTCGTCAAACATCTCGCCGCCGTAAGGAAGGCCATCATCGGCGACGACCAGCAGTCTCTCACCACCCTTTTTAAAAATGCGAAAACCAAGCGCGATGCCCTCGGCTAA
- the pheA gene encoding prephenate dehydratase, with the protein MTLQKLRKKIDAIDSHLMALLNERARLSMAIGREKIKSKKGIYAPAREKQVLARIKALNKGPMTVSACEAIYREIMSGSLALEKPLKVACLGTEGAYSYLATRKKFGSQVSIDSCGNIYEVFQKVELRDCDYGVVPIENSTEGAVTDTFDLLVDSDLKICSQVLQKIEHCLISRSPLEKIKVVYSNPNVFGQCRSWLKGHLPKAAQISLSSTTQSVKMVAGKKGAAAIASRQAAEAYGVPVVRQNVNDIPHNTTRFLVIGVEDAAPTGTDRTSILFSIKDRVGALHAMLTPFFRNKINLTKIESRPSKKKAWDYYFFVDFEGHREDKNVKRALGQLEEMCKYLKVLGSYPVLA; encoded by the coding sequence ATGACACTGCAAAAATTAAGAAAAAAAATAGACGCGATTGATTCTCATCTGATGGCGCTTTTGAACGAGCGCGCCAGGCTGAGCATGGCCATTGGGCGGGAGAAAATTAAAAGCAAAAAAGGCATCTACGCCCCGGCCCGGGAGAAGCAGGTCCTGGCCCGGATCAAGGCCCTGAACAAGGGGCCGATGACGGTCAGCGCCTGCGAGGCGATTTACCGGGAGATCATGTCCGGGTCCCTGGCCTTGGAAAAACCGCTCAAGGTGGCCTGTCTGGGGACGGAAGGCGCATATTCGTATCTCGCCACCCGCAAGAAATTCGGTTCGCAGGTAAGCATTGATTCCTGCGGAAATATTTACGAGGTATTTCAGAAAGTCGAATTGCGCGATTGCGATTACGGCGTTGTCCCCATCGAGAATTCAACGGAAGGGGCGGTGACCGACACCTTCGACCTTTTGGTGGATTCCGATTTAAAGATCTGCTCCCAGGTCCTGCAAAAGATCGAGCATTGCCTGATCTCGCGGTCACCTTTGGAAAAGATCAAAGTCGTTTATTCGAACCCCAATGTCTTCGGCCAATGCCGCAGCTGGCTGAAAGGGCACCTGCCCAAAGCCGCGCAGATCAGCCTTTCGTCCACCACCCAGTCGGTGAAGATGGTGGCCGGGAAAAAGGGGGCCGCGGCCATCGCTTCCAGGCAGGCGGCGGAGGCGTACGGCGTTCCTGTCGTCCGGCAGAACGTCAACGATATCCCGCATAATACGACCCGGTTCCTGGTGATCGGCGTGGAAGACGCCGCGCCAACGGGGACGGACCGGACATCCATTTTGTTTTCCATCAAGGACAGGGTCGGCGCCCTGCACGCGATGCTGACACCTTTTTTCAGGAATAAGATCAACCTGACGAAAATCGAGTCCCGCCCGTCGAAGAAAAAGGCCTGGGATTACTACTTTTTTGTGGATTTTGAAGGGCACCGTGAAGACAAAAATGTTAAACGGGCCCTCGGCCAGCTGGAAGAGATGTGCAAGTACCTGAAGGTCCTTGGATCCTATCCCGTACTGGCATGA
- the lepA gene encoding translation elongation factor 4: protein MDKSKLRNFSIIAHVDHGKSTLADRLLLFTGAIDERKFKNQLLDDMDLERERGITIKASAVRLNYRADDGQDYVVNFIDTPGHVDFTYEVEKSLRACEGALLVTDVSQGVESQTVANYYLAIENNLEILPVINKIDIANIDIERARREMVDIFKFKDKDIVLVSAKEGIGIKELFEKIIAFIPHPEGNEGQPLQALIFDLKYDIYKGVIVYVRIMNGVVRPQMRVRMMHTQKEYTVEEVGVFTPEARKVGELACGEVGYITCNLHETREARVGDTVTEAARPTEKPLEGYRHLNPLVFCGVYPVNPGDFMNLREAIEKLRLNDPSFVYELETSESFGHGFRCGFLGLLHMEIVQERLQREYDLNLVLTTPNVKYRVVMRGTKEIIELENPSQLPDTNQIERVEEPYLEVAILTPVSAMDKVMELAKRKRGIYQKSEYVSDRMRVVFDIPLSEVIIDFNDLIKSVTRGYGSIDYKFKGYLPAQIAKLDILINDKICDAFSCLVHKERAYDKGLNLVTKLKDVIPQQLFEVRIQASCDGRIVSSAKVKSVGKNVTAKCYGGDITRKRKLWEKQKEGKKKLKQVGNVEVPQEAFLIALKI from the coding sequence ATGGACAAATCCAAACTCCGAAATTTTTCCATCATCGCCCACGTGGACCATGGAAAATCCACGCTCGCGGACCGTCTCCTGCTGTTCACCGGGGCGATCGACGAGCGCAAGTTCAAGAACCAGCTCCTGGACGACATGGACCTGGAGCGCGAGCGCGGGATCACGATCAAGGCCTCGGCCGTGCGCCTGAATTACCGGGCGGATGACGGGCAGGACTACGTCGTCAATTTCATCGACACCCCCGGCCACGTGGATTTTACCTATGAGGTGGAAAAATCCCTGCGCGCCTGCGAGGGGGCGCTCCTGGTCACCGATGTGTCCCAGGGGGTCGAATCCCAGACGGTCGCCAACTATTACCTGGCCATCGAAAACAACCTGGAGATCCTTCCGGTCATCAACAAGATCGACATCGCCAACATCGATATCGAACGCGCCCGGCGCGAGATGGTGGACATTTTCAAGTTTAAGGACAAGGACATCGTCCTTGTGTCGGCCAAGGAAGGGATCGGCATCAAGGAGCTGTTCGAGAAGATCATTGCCTTTATCCCTCACCCGGAGGGTAATGAGGGCCAGCCGTTGCAAGCGCTGATCTTCGATCTGAAATACGACATTTATAAAGGGGTCATTGTCTATGTGAGGATCATGAACGGCGTGGTCCGTCCGCAGATGCGCGTCCGCATGATGCATACGCAGAAGGAATACACCGTTGAGGAGGTCGGCGTTTTTACGCCCGAGGCCCGGAAGGTGGGCGAGCTGGCCTGCGGCGAGGTCGGGTATATCACCTGCAACCTGCATGAAACGCGCGAAGCCCGGGTCGGGGACACGGTCACCGAGGCGGCCCGTCCCACGGAAAAACCCCTGGAGGGATACCGCCACCTGAATCCTCTGGTGTTCTGCGGCGTTTATCCGGTCAATCCCGGCGATTTCATGAATCTGCGCGAGGCGATCGAAAAACTGCGGCTCAACGATCCGAGTTTCGTCTATGAGCTGGAAACCTCGGAGTCGTTCGGCCATGGGTTCCGCTGCGGCTTCCTGGGTCTGCTGCACATGGAGATCGTCCAGGAGCGTCTCCAGCGGGAGTATGATCTGAACCTGGTCCTGACAACGCCCAACGTCAAATACCGCGTGGTGATGAGAGGAACGAAAGAGATCATTGAGCTCGAAAATCCGTCCCAGCTGCCCGATACCAACCAGATCGAGCGCGTTGAGGAGCCGTACCTGGAGGTGGCGATCCTCACCCCGGTTTCGGCCATGGACAAGGTCATGGAGCTGGCCAAGCGCAAGCGGGGGATTTACCAGAAAAGCGAATACGTCTCGGACCGCATGCGGGTCGTGTTCGACATCCCCCTTTCTGAAGTCATCATTGATTTCAACGACCTGATCAAATCCGTGACCCGCGGGTACGGCTCGATCGACTATAAATTCAAGGGTTATCTGCCGGCCCAGATCGCCAAACTGGACATCCTGATCAACGACAAGATCTGCGACGCGTTCTCCTGCCTGGTGCATAAAGAGCGGGCCTATGACAAGGGATTGAATCTCGTGACGAAGCTGAAGGACGTCATCCCCCAGCAGCTCTTCGAGGTCCGGATCCAGGCGTCCTGCGACGGGAGGATCGTGTCCAGCGCCAAGGTCAAGTCCGTCGGAAAGAACGTGACCGCCAAGTGTTACGGCGGGGACATCACGCGCAAGCGCAAATTGTGGGAGAAGCAGAAGGAAGGCAAGAAAAAACTCAAGCAGGTGGGCAACGTGGAAGTGCCCCAGGAAGCGTTCCTTATCGCCCTGAAAATTTAG
- the ruvC gene encoding crossover junction endodeoxyribonuclease RuvC — MRILGIDPGLKATGYGVIDCEPGAVRSVHLLEAGTVEPRPRDLLQNKIGKVYSNLDAVIQQYSPEVMVIEKLYAHYRHPTTACILGHARGVICLLCAHRELRLVEYPVKRIRKALLGNGNASKEQIRSVVARTLGISEEKLTLDASDALALALGFAYIERQESRLRRLSFAAGARIKPATT; from the coding sequence ATGCGAATTTTGGGCATAGATCCCGGGTTGAAAGCCACAGGGTACGGCGTGATTGACTGTGAGCCCGGGGCCGTCCGGTCCGTCCATCTGCTGGAGGCGGGGACGGTCGAGCCCAGGCCGAGGGACCTTCTGCAAAACAAGATCGGCAAGGTGTATTCCAATCTCGACGCCGTGATTCAGCAGTATTCCCCGGAGGTCATGGTCATCGAGAAGCTGTATGCGCATTACCGGCATCCGACCACGGCATGCATCCTCGGGCACGCGCGCGGAGTGATCTGTTTGTTGTGCGCCCACCGGGAGCTGCGGCTCGTCGAATATCCCGTCAAGCGGATCCGCAAAGCCCTTTTGGGTAACGGGAATGCGTCCAAGGAACAGATCCGCAGTGTCGTCGCCAGGACCCTGGGGATCAGCGAAGAGAAGCTGACGCTGGACGCCAGCGACGCGCTGGCCCTGGCTTTGGGGTTTGCGTATATCGAGCGGCAGGAGTCCCGCCTCCGGCGCTTGTCGTTTGCAGCGGGCGCGCGGATCAAGCCCGCGACCACGTGA
- the ruvA gene encoding Holliday junction branch migration protein RuvA, with amino-acid sequence MIVKLSGRLVEKREHSVILDLHGICYEVLVPVSVLGRIEGPSDGQGTIDLVIYHYLQLTPSSGNDVLVGFLNEIERDFFLHFIKVSGIGPRAAVKALNKPISEIAQAINEGDQSFLKTLPGIGLQKSKEIIAKLQGKVGKYGLIKDRGAVAPLASAPGWQEEALAVLLQLQYKKPEAQEMIRKALERSPGIGTTEDLLNEIYKQRINV; translated from the coding sequence ATGATCGTCAAACTGTCAGGCCGCCTGGTTGAAAAACGGGAACATTCGGTCATCCTTGACCTCCACGGCATCTGTTATGAAGTCCTGGTGCCGGTCTCGGTCCTGGGAAGGATTGAGGGACCTTCCGATGGGCAGGGGACGATTGATCTGGTCATTTATCATTATCTTCAGCTGACACCCTCCAGCGGCAATGACGTGCTTGTGGGATTTTTAAACGAGATCGAGCGGGATTTTTTTCTTCACTTCATCAAGGTGTCGGGGATCGGCCCTCGGGCCGCGGTCAAGGCCTTGAATAAGCCGATCTCGGAGATCGCCCAGGCGATCAACGAAGGCGACCAGTCTTTCCTGAAAACCCTGCCGGGAATCGGGCTGCAGAAATCCAAGGAAATCATTGCCAAGCTCCAGGGTAAAGTTGGAAAATATGGATTGATCAAGGACCGGGGGGCTGTTGCCCCTCTGGCTTCCGCTCCGGGCTGGCAGGAGGAAGCCCTGGCGGTTTTATTGCAGTTGCAATACAAGAAGCCCGAGGCCCAGGAGATGATCCGCAAGGCCCTGGAGCGTTCGCCCGGAATAGGGACGACGGAAGATCTGTTAAACGAAATTTATAAACAAAGGATTAACGTCTGA
- the scpB gene encoding SMC-Scp complex subunit ScpB, translating into MDESNKDYLKGAIESLFFVSDKPVTLEQFQEALETIPPGDIKALIQELKDDYDKGLRGMVIAEIAGGYQMLSSPEYAVFIRNFFKTRVKEKLSRPALETLAIIAYKQPMARSDIEMIRGVNSDGVVLHLLDKGLIKIVGRKDVPGRPYLYGTAKLFLEYFGLKSLKDLPKLEDFPALQPGVETPGTVNPAPDAGTAPRDLESVPDAPASPAEESGQPDTGSPESIEAAEARAASQAGFQDPAEPAEPENAMDLKRVMEEMSESQPEADSATDSPAAGGRVDEPREVSAEEKTMES; encoded by the coding sequence ATGGATGAATCGAACAAGGATTATCTCAAGGGCGCCATTGAGTCGTTGTTCTTTGTGAGCGACAAGCCCGTGACCCTCGAGCAGTTCCAGGAAGCGCTGGAGACGATCCCTCCCGGTGACATCAAGGCGCTCATCCAGGAATTGAAGGACGACTACGACAAGGGATTGCGGGGCATGGTGATCGCCGAGATCGCCGGAGGGTATCAGATGCTGAGCAGCCCCGAATATGCGGTGTTCATCCGTAATTTTTTCAAGACCCGGGTGAAGGAGAAACTCTCCCGGCCGGCGCTGGAAACCCTGGCCATCATCGCATACAAGCAGCCCATGGCCCGCTCGGACATCGAGATGATCCGGGGCGTGAACTCCGACGGGGTCGTCCTGCATCTGCTGGACAAAGGGCTCATCAAGATCGTGGGGCGCAAGGATGTTCCGGGGCGCCCGTATCTGTACGGAACCGCAAAATTATTTTTGGAATATTTCGGGCTCAAGTCTTTGAAGGACCTGCCCAAGCTCGAGGATTTTCCGGCCCTGCAGCCGGGCGTGGAAACTCCGGGGACGGTGAATCCGGCCCCGGATGCCGGCACGGCTCCCCGGGACCTGGAATCGGTCCCCGACGCCCCGGCATCCCCCGCGGAAGAATCCGGGCAGCCGGACACGGGATCTCCGGAAAGCATCGAGGCCGCCGAGGCCAGGGCCGCGTCCCAGGCGGGATTTCAAGACCCGGCCGAACCGGCGGAGCCGGAAAATGCCATGGACCTCAAGCGGGTCATGGAGGAAATGAGCGAAAGCCAGCCCGAGGCCGATTCCGCGACGGACAGTCCGGCGGCCGGTGGGCGGGTTGACGAACCCCGCGAGGTCTCTGCGGAAGAAAAGACGATGGAATCATGA
- the hisC gene encoding histidinol-phosphate transaminase, which yields MRYPVKERIWTVEPYRPGKPIDEVKRELGLKQVIKLASNETPFGPSPKVLRAILKEAKNINRYPDGSCFLLRKEAAKRLRVRPDRLVFGNGSDEIIVLLINAFVGEGDEVVIAKPSFLVYDIASRLAGAAIRAVSLKNFRYDLDGMARAVTERTKLVIIGNPDNPAGTYVNREQLTAFLQRIPPQVIVLVDEAYYEYVRAKDYPDTIRMQDAFPNLVTTRTFSKLYGLAGLRIGYGIAPKDLVDILNRVREPFNVNSVAQAAALACLDDQGYYRRKAALVESQRKVLYAGLRRLGVHFMESVTNFILVDAGRPSSFVSAALLKRGVIVRDMDVWGLSQFIRVTIGSAKENQIFLKALQRVLKEQ from the coding sequence ATGCGATATCCTGTCAAAGAAAGAATATGGACGGTGGAGCCTTACCGCCCCGGCAAGCCGATCGATGAGGTCAAGCGCGAGCTCGGCCTTAAGCAGGTGATCAAACTCGCCTCAAACGAAACGCCGTTCGGCCCCTCCCCGAAAGTTTTACGCGCCATCCTCAAGGAAGCGAAAAACATCAATCGCTATCCGGACGGGAGCTGTTTCCTTTTGCGCAAGGAGGCGGCCAAGAGGCTGCGGGTGCGGCCCGACCGGCTGGTCTTCGGCAACGGTTCGGACGAGATCATTGTCTTGCTGATCAATGCGTTTGTCGGCGAAGGCGACGAGGTCGTGATCGCCAAGCCGTCGTTCTTGGTCTATGACATCGCCTCGAGGCTGGCCGGAGCCGCGATCAGGGCCGTTTCCCTGAAAAATTTCCGCTACGATCTGGACGGAATGGCGCGCGCGGTGACCGAACGGACCAAGCTGGTCATCATCGGCAACCCGGACAATCCCGCCGGGACCTATGTCAACCGGGAGCAGCTGACGGCATTTTTGCAGAGAATTCCGCCGCAGGTGATCGTCCTGGTGGACGAGGCGTATTATGAATATGTCCGCGCCAAGGATTATCCGGACACCATCCGGATGCAGGATGCGTTCCCCAACCTCGTGACCACGCGCACGTTTTCCAAATTGTATGGTTTGGCGGGTTTGCGGATCGGCTATGGGATCGCCCCCAAAGATCTCGTGGACATCTTGAACAGGGTGAGGGAGCCGTTCAACGTGAATTCTGTGGCCCAGGCCGCGGCCCTGGCCTGTCTTGATGACCAGGGGTATTACCGCCGCAAGGCGGCGTTGGTGGAGTCGCAGAGGAAGGTGTTGTACGCCGGCCTGCGCCGGCTGGGCGTCCATTTCATGGAGAGCGTGACGAATTTCATTTTGGTGGATGCGGGGCGGCCGTCGTCGTTCGTGTCCGCGGCGTTGTTGAAAAGGGGCGTGATCGTCCGGGATATGGACGTCTGGGGGCTGTCCCAGTTTATCCGTGTGACCATCGGGTCCGCCAAAGAGAACCAGATTTTCCTCAAGGCCCTGCAACGGGTCTTGAAGGAGCAATAA
- the aroF gene encoding 3-deoxy-7-phosphoheptulonate synthase — MIVILKSGATEEQIQHIVEKAEKLGLKAHISRGVERTIIGFIGPEDVLRVTPLEVFPGVERVMPVLAPYKLVSREFKKEDSVINLSEHSKAGAKKLIVMAGPCSIEGYDKLLLIARKVKEAGATVLRGGAFKPRTSPYDFQGLGEEGLKYLRDVGKATGLATITEVMDPRDVDLIARYADAFQIGARNMQNFSLLKEVGKTQKPVLLKRGLSATVKDLLMSAEYILSQGNFNVMLCERGIRTFETATRNTLDINAVPVVKQLSHLPIIVDPSHGTGRWGLVGSVAKAAVAAGCDGLMIEVHDNPEEALSDGVQSLVPENFRILMKELKAVAHAVGRDI; from the coding sequence ATGATCGTTATTCTTAAGTCAGGGGCAACCGAAGAACAGATTCAGCATATTGTTGAAAAAGCGGAAAAGCTTGGGCTCAAGGCCCATATTTCCCGCGGGGTGGAAAGGACCATCATCGGTTTTATCGGCCCGGAAGACGTCCTGCGCGTGACCCCTCTGGAGGTCTTCCCCGGCGTCGAAAGAGTGATGCCGGTTCTGGCGCCGTACAAGCTGGTGTCCCGGGAGTTCAAGAAAGAAGATTCCGTCATCAATCTTTCCGAGCACAGCAAGGCTGGCGCGAAGAAGCTGATCGTCATGGCCGGCCCCTGTTCCATCGAGGGGTATGACAAGCTGCTCCTCATCGCCCGGAAGGTCAAAGAGGCGGGGGCGACGGTCCTGCGCGGCGGGGCGTTCAAGCCCAGGACATCGCCGTACGATTTTCAGGGGCTCGGCGAGGAAGGGTTGAAGTATCTCCGGGATGTCGGCAAGGCCACGGGGCTCGCGACCATCACGGAAGTTATGGACCCGCGCGACGTCGATCTTATCGCCCGCTACGCGGACGCCTTTCAGATCGGGGCGCGGAACATGCAGAATTTTTCGTTGCTCAAAGAAGTGGGAAAGACGCAGAAACCGGTTTTGCTCAAGCGGGGCTTGAGCGCCACGGTCAAGGACCTTCTGATGTCGGCGGAGTATATCCTTTCACAGGGGAACTTCAATGTCATGCTCTGTGAACGCGGGATCCGGACGTTTGAGACCGCCACGCGCAACACCCTGGACATCAACGCCGTTCCCGTTGTCAAACAGCTTTCGCATTTGCCCATCATCGTGGATCCCAGCCACGGCACGGGGCGATGGGGACTGGTGGGGAGCGTGGCCAAGGCGGCGGTAGCCGCGGGCTGCGACGGGTTGATGATTGAGGTCCACGACAATCCCGAAGAGGCCTTGTCGGACGGAGTCCAGTCTCTTGTGCCGGAGAATTTCAGGATTCTGATGAAAGAACTGAAGGCAGTGGCCCACGCCGTTGGCCGGGACATTTGA
- the cmk gene encoding (d)CMP kinase, translating into MPSANVPATSGTTVITIDGPAGAGKSTVAKALAGRLGFSYLDTGAMYRALTLKALRRKMDLTDEDALVRLARETEIDLKGNPASGLKVYLDGEDVSAEIRTLEVTNNTYYIARASKVREILVSWQQAIGRKTDIVVEGRDAGTVIFPKATRKFYLDADVDERLQRRLKELVAKGQAVEAEKLRREIIDRDQKDLTRKAGPLLKAEDAVLIDSTRLTVDQVVGKMLEHLRRS; encoded by the coding sequence ATGCCCTCGGCTAACGTCCCGGCGACGTCCGGCACGACCGTCATCACCATTGACGGGCCCGCGGGCGCCGGAAAAAGCACGGTGGCCAAGGCCCTGGCCGGGCGTCTTGGTTTTTCTTACCTTGACACCGGGGCGATGTACCGGGCCCTGACGCTCAAGGCCCTGCGCCGGAAAATGGATTTGACGGACGAGGACGCCCTGGTCCGGCTGGCCCGCGAAACGGAGATCGACCTGAAAGGCAACCCGGCCTCGGGGCTGAAGGTCTATCTGGACGGCGAGGACGTCTCCGCCGAGATCCGTACCCTTGAGGTCACGAACAATACCTATTACATCGCCCGCGCCTCGAAGGTGCGGGAGATTCTCGTCTCCTGGCAGCAGGCCATCGGCCGCAAGACGGACATCGTGGTCGAGGGCCGGGACGCCGGCACGGTGATCTTTCCCAAGGCCACCCGGAAATTTTATCTGGACGCCGACGTGGACGAGCGGCTGCAGCGCCGGCTGAAAGAGCTGGTGGCCAAGGGCCAGGCCGTCGAGGCGGAAAAATTGCGCCGGGAGATCATCGACAGGGACCAGAAGGACCTGACCCGGAAAGCCGGGCCGCTGCTCAAGGCCGAGGACGCCGTGCTCATCGATTCGACCCGACTGACCGTGGACCAGGTTGTCGGGAAGATGCTGGAACATCTCCGCCGTTCGTAA
- a CDS encoding YebC/PmpR family DNA-binding transcriptional regulator, producing MSGHSKWATIKHKKAATDAKRGAAFTKVTREITAAAKESGGNPDTNIRLRAAIARAKEVNMPNSNVENAIKKGTGELPGVVYETVMFDAYGPGGVAFLIEGLTDNKNRTTAEVRNILTKKNGSLAGAGSTAWMFTSKGFISIEKDKISEDALMDIVLDAGADDIKSDAAYFEITCEPAKLESVKSSLNAKKVPLVASEITKVPNASVKLAGDDAKQIIALMEALEEHEDIQNVYANFDIPDEELEKSA from the coding sequence ATGTCAGGTCATTCAAAATGGGCAACGATCAAGCACAAGAAAGCGGCTACAGACGCCAAGAGAGGGGCCGCGTTTACCAAGGTGACGCGCGAAATCACGGCGGCGGCGAAAGAGAGCGGCGGTAATCCGGACACGAATATCCGCCTGCGCGCGGCGATCGCCAGGGCCAAGGAAGTCAATATGCCCAACAGCAACGTTGAGAATGCCATCAAGAAAGGGACGGGCGAACTTCCGGGTGTTGTTTATGAAACGGTCATGTTTGACGCGTACGGCCCGGGCGGGGTGGCCTTTTTGATCGAAGGCTTGACGGACAACAAGAACCGGACGACCGCTGAGGTCCGGAATATTCTGACCAAGAAGAACGGCAGTCTGGCCGGAGCCGGCAGCACGGCGTGGATGTTCACGTCGAAAGGTTTCATTTCGATAGAGAAGGACAAAATCAGCGAAGATGCACTCATGGATATCGTGCTGGACGCGGGAGCGGACGATATCAAAAGCGACGCGGCTTATTTCGAAATCACCTGCGAGCCCGCGAAGCTGGAGTCTGTCAAGAGCTCCCTCAACGCGAAAAAGGTCCCCCTGGTCGCCTCGGAAATCACGAAGGTTCCCAACGCCAGCGTAAAGCTCGCGGGTGATGACGCCAAGCAGATCATCGCGCTCATGGAAGCCCTGGAAGAGCACGAAGACATCCAGAACGTTTACGCCAATTTTGACATCCCTGATGAAGAATTGGAAAAGTCGGCGTAA